Proteins co-encoded in one Papaver somniferum cultivar HN1 chromosome 5, ASM357369v1, whole genome shotgun sequence genomic window:
- the LOC113279236 gene encoding uncharacterized protein LOC113279236, producing the protein MSYLIGKVVSYQQGAFVKGRCIQEKIILASKLVNELNVKRRGGNQLVLVGYKRYFNLQKSLVLINGGSIGFFDVSRGLRQGDPLSPLLFMTFFIFCNGNKRSLDKLMLLLLKYQQASGQVVNREKSKCFVGGVTENMRRSIAESLQMELSEFPDKYLGVILDPGRVKTSQVWGIVEMLQRLLTRWIGKILAFPSRLNLVKFVLCSIPIYNMSVYRWPTTVVKECERIIRNFLWYGDPAVKKLIIIKWVEVCAPMEEGGLGIRRLEVVNKALLLNLFWKIETEDEEWTNFMKSKFKNNKGEWITTYKQSSIWPGLKWVMKDLKEGSRWLVGDGNNISV; encoded by the exons ATGAGTTATTTGATTGGGAAAGTAGTTTCATATCAGCAAGGAGCTTTTGTTAAAGGAAGATGCATACAGGAAAAAATTATTCTTGCTTCTAAACTGGTGAATGAATTGAATGTTAAAAGAAGAGGAGGGAAT CAGTTAGTATTAGTTGgttacaaaagatatttcaatctGCAAAAAAGTTTGGTTTTAATAAATGGAGGGTCGATTGGTTTCTTTGATGTGAGTAGAGGGCTCAGGCAAGGAGACCCATTATCTCCACTTCTTTTT ATGACATTTTTCATATTCTGCAATGGAAATAAGAGGTCTTTGGATAAATTAATGCTCTTATTATTGAAATATCAACAAGCATCTGGGCAAGTGGTGAATAGAGAAAAGAGTAAATGTTTTGTTGGTGGGGTAACTGAAAACATGAGACGGAGCATAGCTGAGAGTTTACAGATGGAATTATCTGAATTTCCTGATAAGTATTTAGGGGTGATTTTAGATCCAGGAAGAGTTAAAACTTCCCAGGTGTGGGGGATTGTTGAGATGTTACAAAGGTTATTAACTAGATGGATAGGTAAGATTCTTGCATTTCCTTCCAGACTGAATTTAGTAAAGTTTGTACTATGTAGTATACCCATTTACAATATGTCGGTATATAGATGGCCAACAACAGTAGTAAAGGAGTGTGAAAGAAtaataagaaacttcttatggtaTGGAGACCCAGCAGTTAAAAAACTCATTATTATTAAATGGGTTGAAGTATGTGCTCCAATggaggaaggtggtcttggaatTAGAAGACTTGAAGTGGTAAATAAAGCTCTCTTGCTGAATTTATTCTGGAAAATTGAaactgaagatgaagaatggACAAATTTCATGAAATCTAAGTTTAAGAATAATAAAGGTGAATGGATAACAACATATAAACAATCCTCTATTTGGCCAGGATTGAAATGGGTGATGAAAGATTTAAAGGAAGGGAGTAGATGGTTGGTGGGTGATGGAAACAATATATCTGTATAG